Below is a window of Pseudomonas eucalypticola DNA.
CGATTCCAGTCATTTGAATGTATAATCCCTTATTAATCACCCATACGGGTGATATTTTTAACCACAATTACACCAAATAAAACGGACTTGAACTATGCACGGTATACGGACTGCCGCACAAGCCAGGGCCTGGCTCGACCAGCAGGGAAAATCAGTACAAGAATTTGCCAGGGAACACGGCGTGGACCCCGCCACCACCTACCAGGTGCTGTCGGGACGCAAGAAAGGCCGCCGCGGGGAATCGCACAAGGTGGCCGTCTTGTTGGGGATGAAGGAAGGAATAGTGCCCGACTACACCACAGGCTGACCGCACGGCCGATCAGTCGGCGCTGAGGCGCTCCATGCGCCAGAAGCACTCGTCTTCACCGACTTCGGCAAAGCCCTTGCGCACGTACAGGTGGCGTGCCGGGTTGGACTGGAACACCATCAGCCGCACCCGTGGCAGGCGCCTTTCGCGGGCCAGGTCCATGATGCGGTCCAGTGCCCAGCCACCGATACCCCGGTTGCGCGCCTCGGGCAGCAGGTGCAGTTCACGGATGAACAGCGCCTGCCGGTCAATGCTGAGGCTGAAGTACCCCTGGGCAATGCCGTCGGCCAGGATGATGAAATTGTCCCGCCACAGCCACGCCTGGTTGAACGCCTCCTCTTGCCACAACAAGCTGTAACGGCCGTAATAAG
It encodes the following:
- a CDS encoding GNAT family N-acetyltransferase yields the protein MRLELRAATEGDLDFSRNLTRQAMLPYYGRYSLLWQEEAFNQAWLWRDNFIILADGIAQGYFSLSIDRQALFIRELHLLPEARNRGIGGWALDRIMDLARERRLPRVRLMVFQSNPARHLYVRKGFAEVGEDECFWRMERLSAD
- a CDS encoding DNA-binding protein produces the protein MHGIRTAAQARAWLDQQGKSVQEFAREHGVDPATTYQVLSGRKKGRRGESHKVAVLLGMKEGIVPDYTTG